acagatgcaatgttttacatgtttacatGCTTAAATTTTTCCTGAATGTGTtatatttgtgcttttgttcTTTCCCCTCACCAAAACAATTATGTAATTTCCTAGAAGGTGACGTCACTAAAGAACTGTCTTTTGTTCATGAAAGGGACAGCCTATTACAAAAGACTGACAAAGACAACCTGTTAaacaaaagacaacaacaacTGGCTTTTGTTGACAGGTGGCGATATGAATGACAGTGACCGTTGGTAAACGCCTTCTAACAGGACTGTAACTCCATATTGGAGTTTTATATTGGGTAAAACCATTCTAAACTGATTACCAAGTATTAATTAgtatacatttcattaaaaatatcttaatctgtGCTCGAAAGATAAACGAATGAATTACAGGTTGTGATTGGTGAGTTTCTTACTTGTCACTCCAGGCACCGTTCCACTCGCCTTTTCCCCAAGGGTTCAACACTCTCACCAGCCTCACCGGCTCTCCTTGGGATGTTAGCTGCCAAATTTACATATACGTTCAATTCAAAATTCTTATAATGAAAGTCTATGAACCATTAATGTGGGCTTAGCCATCATTTGCCTCTTCCCAACAGCTCTAGGATTATTAGCTGTTAAAGAAGGTTCAAACACTTACTGATGCTCTGGAAGGAAAAGTGATGCATTAAAAAGCCAGGGGTAGAAAACCTtgtgaatttgtatgaattgaCTTTTAATGGTTAGGAATTAAGTTGATTTGTACTAACATCTACTATACCCAAATTGATGGGCTAGTTGAACAAGTTAGGACTTGGGATGTGCCTTAAGCTCTTGTTATTCACAGTCAAGCTTCTCCTATTTCACTTACCACTCACCTAATTGCATGACAATTAAGTGACATTCTGTACAAACTTACCTTGAAAACCCCTGTCACTGTATATGCATGGCCTTGAACAATGCCATTGGGTAATATTGGGTTTCCAGGGGTATCctgatatgaaatgaaaaaagaaaatagtaatGACACAATGCATAATCAGTTCTCTGCATTGTTACTGCTGTTTATATTTACTGCTTACCCCATGAGAAGTGCTGCAGCCCATAAGGGCCTTTGCATTGACCGCACGGTCCATCAGGCTCCACAAATCAGTAGAAGTTTGATTCAGTTTGAAGTACACGTGGACACCACCGGTGAAGTCCAGCAGAGCCTCCGATACACAACCAGCTTGCATGTCAGCATAGGAGCCGCACACCCTGTAAGAGGCATTGCAAACATGCTTATAGCAGTGTTACAGAGTGCtacatatcatatcatatcataaacTCTTTTACTTAATGgtaaaatcttatttttgtgttcaattaaacttttaatatataaacatggtCACGTACTTGGCATAAGCTTTCTCCAGTAAGGCAGGCCAAAACTCATtagatgtttttgaatgaacaaaaatgagTTTTCCTTTGACCGTTGGTAGTCTGTCATCAATGACAACATCAATCCATTTCCCAAACCGCCAGAActagaaaatgtgaaatttgaaGAACATAAGGCTTAATGGCTGACACGAGATTTTAGAATTTGTAATCAATTTATGTTGAAAAAGACCAAAGAACTCACTCTGAAGTGGAATATCCCTGCATAATCTTTACCAAATGACTGGTCAGCTGGCATGACCTGGTCCACGATGTCCTTCTGAAATGTTAAAGCCCCAACCGAAGCTAGAAACCAGCAGTTTCCTGaggaaaatgcaaaaacatcttTCAATAAGCTGATCaattcttttatatattgtatCATTTAAAACCCAGTGATTACTGGAGATATTTTAAGATAAATACACAATGAAACATACCTAAATAAGATCCTTGGGAGTAGTCAAACCTGGACACCCCCTGTACAATGAGCTGAGGGTCTGACACTATTTTCTAAAGAaaggaaataaattaaacaatatttggACTATAG
This is a stretch of genomic DNA from Puntigrus tetrazona isolate hp1 unplaced genomic scaffold, ASM1883169v1 S000000356, whole genome shotgun sequence. It encodes these proteins:
- the LOC122333684 gene encoding calpain-1 catalytic subunit-like, producing the protein KIVSDPQLIVQGVSRFDYSQGSYLGNCWFLASVGALTFQKDIVDQVMPADQSFGKDYAGIFHFRFWRFGKWIDVVIDDRLPTVKGKLIFVHSKTSNEFWPALLEKAYAKVCGSYADMQAGCVSEALLDFTGGVHVYFKLNQTSTDLWSLMDRAVNAKALMGCSTSHGDTPGNPILPNGIVQGHAYTVTGVFKLTSQGEPVRLVRVLNPWGKGEWNGAWSDKSLLWNNVSESDQSNCLSSAIDGEFWMSMEDFIANFKDITICCLSPDFLNSSSKYSWTSTCYYSSWDVGTTAGGRPRNKETFWTNPQFRIRIEQLDEECASGQCPENILVSLMQLHENRYRSLVSNFSIGFSVYLIPPEMKEEKFPAKFFYNKHPVEATEKFTQVRLVMKLFKLEPGEYLIVPSTFNPNESAEFMLSISTKSGSHKKN